TTCCCGCCGGCCGGACTGGCCATGGCGCCAGCGGCGCGCCTGTACGCCGCCTACCGCGGCGGCGACGCGCGGTGGATGCTCGGCCGCTTCGTGGTCCCGGTGGCGCGGCTGGAGGAGCTCGAGGCCGCGACCAGTGCGATCCTCCCCGTGAACGCCGAGCCGCCCGACGCGCCCGAGCCGTGGACGCTGACCGCGCTCGTCGGGCCGGAGGCCGAGTCGGACCTGCGCGCGGTCGTGGCGTTCAACGCGCGCCACGCGCCCGGCGCCGAGGGCGGCCGCGCGGTCATCGACGCGCTCGAGGCGCGCGCCGCGGTGCCCGACGACGTGGCGCGCCTGGCCGACGCGCTCGCGCGCGCGGGCCTGCGCGACCGCGCGACGCTGTACGTCGAGCTGCCGTTCGGCGCCGCGGCCGCACCGTTCGCGGCGGTCGCCGCCGCGAAGGGCGTGCGCCTCAAGCTGCGCACCGGCGGCGTCACCGCCGACGCGTTCCCGCCGCCGGCCGCGGTGCTCGACTTCCTCGCGGCGTGCGAGAGGCACGACGTCACCGCCAAGTGCACCGCGGGGCTGCACCACCCGCTGCGGGCGGAGCACGCGCTGACCTACGAGCCCGGATGCGCGCGCGGCACGATGTTCGGCTTCGTCAACGTCTTCCTCGCCGCCGCGCTGCTGCGCGCGGGCCACGCGAGCGCCGACGTCGCGCCGCTGCTGGAGGAGCGCGATCCGGCGGCGTTCGCGTTCGACGACGCCGGCGCATCGTGGCGCGGATCGCGCGTGGACGTCGCGACGATCGCCGACGCGCGCGCGCGACGCCTCGTCGCCTTCGGCTCCTGCTCGTTCGAAGAGCCGGTGCACGACCTCACGACGCTCGGCTGGTGGCCGAGCCACACGCCCGCATGACCGACACGAACGACCCGACGCTGGTGAGCTGGGTGGAGTCCGCCCACGATCCCGCGACCGACTTCCCGATCCAGAACCTGCCGTTCGGCGTGTTCCGCCGCGCGGGCACCACCGAGATGCCGCGCGTGGGCGTCGCGATCGGCGACCAGATCCTCGACCTGTGCGCATGCTTGGGCGAGAGCCTGTTCGACGAGCTGCAGGAGAGCCCCGTCGCGCTCGCGTGCGCCTCGCCGTCGCTCAACACGCTGATGTCGCTCGGCCGCCCGCACTGGACGATGCTGCGGCGGCAGGTGAGCCGCGTGCTGCGCGCGGGCGGCTCGCCGTCGCGCTACGACCGCGACCGCGCGGCGCGCATCCTCGTGCCGCAGGCGGAGGCCGAGCTGTTCGTGCCGGCGGAGATCGGCGACTACAGCGACTTCTACGCGTCGGTGTCGCACGCGACGAACGTCGGCAGCATGTTCCGTCCCGACGCGCCGCTGCTGCCCAACTACAAGTGGGTGCCGATCGGCTACCACGGCCGCGCGTCGAGCATCGTCGCCAGCGGCACGCCGGTGCGCCGCCCGACGGGCCAGCGGAAGGGCGCGAACGACGACGCGCCCGTCGTCGGCCCGAGCCGCTCGCTCGACTACGAGCTGGAGCTCGGCGCCTTCGTGGGACCGGGCACGCCGCTCGGCGCGCGCATCCCGATCGACGAGGCCGAGTCGCACCTGTTCGGCCTCGCGCTGCTCAACGACTGGTCGGCGCGCGACCTCCAGGCGTGGGAGTACCAGCCGCTCGGCCCCTTCCTCGCCAAGAGCTTCGCGACGACCGTGTCGCCGTGGGTCGTGACGCTGGAGGCGCTGGAGCCGTTCCGCGTGCCGGCGCGCACGCGCGCCGCGGGCGATCCGCAGCCGCTGCCGTACCTCACGTCGGTGATCGACCAGGCGCGCGGCGGCTACGACATCACGGTGGAGGCGTGGCTGCGCACCGCGCGCATGCGCGAGGCCGATGCGCCGGCGGTGCGCCTGTCGCAGGGCGCGTTCGCCGACATGTACTGGACGGTCGCGCAGCTGCTCACGCATCACGCGAGCAACGGCTGCAACATGCGGCCGGGCGACCTGCTGGGAAGCGGCACGATCTCGGGCGATGCGCGCGACGCGCGCGGCTGCCTGCTGGAGCTGACGTGGCGCGGCGCGGAGCCCGTCGCGCTGCCCGGCGGCGAGACGCGCGCGTTCCTCGAGGACGGCGACGAGGTCATCCTGCGCGCGCACTGCGCGCGCGAGGGCACGGCGCGCATCGGCTTCGGCGAGTGCCGCGGCGTGGTGACGGCGGCGGTGTGAGCGCGGCGGTGTGAGCGCGGCGGTGTGAGCGCGGCGGTGTGAGCGCGAGGCGCGGTGATGCAGCCGCGCCTCATGGGTCAGCTGGCGGATGTCGGGAGGAAACCGGTCGGGCCTACGATGGAGCTGACGCTTCCATCGCAGGCCCGACCCGTCGCCATCATCGCCCATGCGCCTCTCCGCATCGCTCGCCCGTCCCCGCGCCGCACTCGCGATCGCGCTCGCCGCCGCGTCGCCGGCCGCCGCGCAGGCCCTGCCCGAGGGCACCGTCTACCACGGCGGCGCGATCTCGGTGCGCGACAACTTCGAGACCTCGTCGTCGATCCGGATCACCGACGCGGGCACGGTGCCCTTCACGGGGCAGAACGTCTTCGTGCGGCTGAACGGCTTCGTGGACGCCGCCGCCGGCGACCTGCGCCTGTACCTGCTCTACATGCCGGGCAGCTCGGGCGACGCGACCCGCGCGGTGCAGCTGTTCGACTGGGCCGCGGCCGGCTACCACAGCCCGCGGAGCTTCGACGGGACGTACGTGTTCGGCTCCACGTTCGCGACCCCGATGCCGGTGGGCGGTGTCGTCCGGCCCGGCGAGTACGCGGCCTTCACGCCCGATTTCTCCGAGGCGTTCAACGGCGTCGCCCTGAACGGCCGCTGGACGCTCGTCGTCAACGACTGGTACAGCAACGGCGGCGCGGAGATCGGGAGCTGGGACCTGATCGTGGCCGGGCCCACGACCACCACCGCGCCGGAGCCCGCGACCGTGGTGCTCGTCGGCAGCGGGCTGGCGGCGGTGTCGGCGCTCGCACGTCGGCGTCGCCGCGTCTGAGTCAACGCGTCGCGCGGAAGCGCCCCGTGCGCAGCGCCGCGATGCTGCTCCCCCAGTCGTTCACGACGGCGGGATCGACGACCCACGCGGTCCCCTCGATCGTGCGTCCGTCGGCCGAGAGCGTGCCTTCGAGCGTCCAGCGGTGCGTCGTCGCCTGCAGGCGCAGCGTGCGGCCGTCGATCGTGCCCTCGATGCGGCCGACGGGGGGCAGCGGCGTGACGTAGGGCGGCTGCGCGCCGGCGAGCGGGCTGCATTCGATCCGCGCGCCGCCGGCCACCTCGCCCTCGACCAGCGCGCCGCGCTGCGCGAGGCGGATGGCGATGCCGTCCACCGTGCAGCGCACGCCGGCGCCCACGAGGTCGTACGCACGCAGCGTCCACGTCGTCGGCTCGGTCGAGAGCACGCCCGGCGTCACCGTCACCGCCGCCGACGCGCGCCTCCCCTCGCTCTCGGCCACGATGCGCGCGGTGCCGGGACGCACGCCGCGGATCTGCCCCTGCGCGTTGACGACGACGATCGCGGTGTCGCTGCTCGACCAGAAGACGGTGCGGTCCGACAGCACGCGTCCGTCGGCGGCGAACGTGATGGCGCCGAACGCGCCCGTCTCGCCCGCGGCGAGCGACGCGGTGCCGCGCGAGAACGCGATCGCGTCCACCGCCAGCGGCGCGACGACGATGCGCACCTCGGCGCGCGCGCGCCCGGCGGTCGCGGCGACGACGGTCTCGCCCACCGCGCGCGCGAACACCACGCCCTGCGGCGTCACGCCGGCGACGGAGGTGTCGCTGCTGCTCCACGTGACGGCGTGGTCGTGGAGCGTGAAGCCCTCGACCGAGAGGACGCGCGTGGTGAGCTGCCGGCTGCCGTGCACGAGCAGCGGCGCGGTGGACGCGGTGATGTCGATCTGCCCGACGACCGGCGCGGGCGGCGGCGGCACGGGGCCGGTGAGCTCGGTCGTGTCGCTGCACGCGGCAGCCGCGGCGAGGAGGAACGCGAACGCCGCGCGGCGGAGGGCGCGCGGCGACTGGAAGGCGGAGCGGGCGGACATCGTCGGTTGGCGAAAGAGTGCAGGCCGCGCCGGCGGTGCGCCGGGCGGCTCGGTGCGTCGCCGGAGGGCAATCCCGTGGCCGACTGGGCAGCAACGCGCGCCAAGTGGCGGCGCGCCCGACGGTTGGGCGCGGTCCGTCACACCGTCCGTTTGCGCCGGGTTGTCCTCTCGTGGGGACGAAGCGGCCGTCGAGCGGGAGGACGGCCGAACGGTCGCGGGTCGCGGGCGTGGTGGGCACGGCCGCTGCCCCGTGCGCGGGCCCACTCACACAGGAGATCCGCGATGGCCGATCGACAGCAGAGCGGCGACAGCCGCGACAGGTACCGCGACAACGACGACGTCCGCGCGCCGGGCGGCCCGGACGCGCGCGACGACGTGGGCAGCGACTCGCGCGCCGAGGCGCGCGGCGACGCGCGCGAGAACGTGGGGCGCCACGCGCGTGGGACCGATGCGGATCCGCGCGGCCCCGAGCACAACGACCGCCAGCGCAGCCGCGGCGACCGCCACGACCAGTACGACGACGACCTCGCGCGCGACAACCAGCGCGGGCGCGAGGGGCAGGGGATGCAGGCGATGGCCGACGACACGCGCTCGGGCGCGAGCGCGATGCCCTTCGTGCAGGACGGCAACCCGGTGTCGGAGGACGACCGGCACTCGTGGCGCCAGCACGCGCGGCAGGGGCAGGCGCAGAGCCCCGTGGAGCTGAACCACAACGAGCCGCCGAAGAAGAAGGAGGGGCACCGGTAGGAGAGCGTCGAGCGTCGAGCGTCCAGCGTCGAGGGGATCGTTCACTCGACGCTCGACGCTCGACGCAGTACGCTCCATGTGACCGTCGCTCCCCGCCGTGGGTACTGCGGGGCAAGGTCACACGCCCATGTCCGCCACCGTCCGACTCCCGCTCCCCGACTCGCTCGCCGCCCGGCTCCGTGCCGGCGACGCCGCGGCGCTCGCCCGGCTCGCCGACGCGACGTACGGCCGCGCGCTCGCGGTCGCCCGTCCGCTGACGCCCGACGAGGCGTCGGCCGAGCGCGCGGTGCTGGACGCGTACGTCGCGCTCTGGTTCGCGCGGCGCGAGGCGCCGACGGACGACGCGCGGCTGGACGCGTGGGTGCTGGCCGCGGTCGGACGCGTCGCGACGCGACCGCCGGTCCCCAGCCGCCGGTCCTCGGGGCTGGCCGCGACCGTCCGGCGCCGCCTCGATGCCCTGTGCGCGTGGGCGGCGTCGCTCCGTGGCCGTCGCGCGCCGGCGGCCCCGACCGCGCGCGGCTGCGCGGGGCTGGCGTGAGCGCCCGGCCGATGCGGCTCGAGCCACCCTCCGGGACGCCCGGCGACGCGCCGGCGCCGCGCCCGGAGACGACGTGGGCCGATGCCGGTGCGCCCGACGTCGCGGCGCTCGTGCGTGACGCGCGCGAGGGCGACCCGCAGGCGTTCCGCCAGCTGGTGGACGCGCACTACGCGCGCTGCCTCCGCTTCGCCCGCAACATGGGCCTGGCGGCGGAGGACGCCGAGGAGGCCGTGCAGGACAGCTTCGTGCGCGTCTGGAACGCGCTGCCACGCTTCCGTCCGGGCGCGCCGTTCGAGCCGTGGCTCTTCCGCATCCTCGCCAACCGCTGCCGCAGCGCGCTGGTGCGCCGGAAGTGGTGGCGCCGGGCCGCGGTGGACGACGCCGACGACGTGCTGGCGCAGCTGCCGGCGCGCTGGGGCGCGGAAGGCGACGACGCGCTGTACGACGCCGTCCGCCACGCGCTGGACGGGCTGCCGGCGGAGCAGCGGGAGGCCTTCCTGCTGCGCCACGTCGAGGGACTCGAGTACGCGGAGATGATGGACGTGACCGGCGCGGGGCTCTCCGCGCTCAAGATGCGGGTGAAGCGCGCGAGCGACGCGCTGCGCGCCCGACTCCAGGAGGCGATCGCATGAGCACGACCCCCCCGCACGGGGAGCGTCCGACGCCGGACGCCGACGAGCTGCACCGCGCGGCCGGCCTCGCGCCCGTGATCGGCGTGCTGCGCGGGCTGCCGCCGGTGCCGCCCGGTGCCGTGGACCGCGTGGTCGCCGCCGCCGTGGCGCGCGGGCACCGGCCGGGGGCGGGCGCCGCGCGGCGCTCCACCGGGCTCGCAGGCGGCTTCGGTGGATGGCGCGTGGCGGCCGGGCTGGTGCTGACGGTCGGGCTGGGCGCCGCGGCGGCGCTGACCGCGCGCGGGCGGGAGGCCGCCACGACGCTGGCCCGGACGCCCGCGGCGGCCACCGTGTCCGCGCCCATCGTGGGCGGGACGTCCGCGGTCGCGATGCAGCCCGCCGACGGCGATGGGGGCGCGGACTTCCTGCCGGCCACCGCCGCCGCGGCCGACGCCGACGCGCCGCTCCCGGTGGCGTTCCTGCTGCGCCGTCCGGCCGCCGCGCGCGTCGCGCTCGTCGGCGACTTCAATGGCTGGGATCCGCACGCCACCCCGCTCGTCCGCCGCGACGACGGCACCTGGACGACGACCGTGCCGCTCGCGCCCGGCCGCCACGCCTACGCCTTCGTCGTGAACGACTCGAGCTGGATCCCCGACCCGCGCGTCCCCGTGACGCGCGACGTCGACTACGGGCGCGACCACTCGATCGTGGTCGTCGGGGCGCCGTGAGCCGCTCGCTCGTGACCCGCTCGCTCGTGAGCCGCTCGCTGCTGATCGTCGCGGCGCTGGCGCTCGCGCCGGCCGCCCGCGCGCAGGCACCCGCCACGCCCGCGGGGCTCGCGACGCCGGGCGCGGCGACGTCCGTCGCCAGCGCGGTGGCGCGGCTGGAGGGGATCCCCGATCCGCGCGTGCGCCGCTTCGTGGCCGACGTGCTGGCCGACGCCGACCGGCGCGGCCTGCCACTGGAGCCGCTCGTCGCGAAGGCGCTGGAGGGCGTGGAGAAGGAGGCGCCGCCGGCGCGGATCGAGGCGGCGGTGAAGGGGATGGTGCAGCGCCTGGCCGTCGCGCGCGACGCGCTCAAGCCGGCCGTCAGCGACCGCGAGGTGACCGCCGGCGCCGACGCGCTGGCGATGGGGGTGCCGGCCGAGGTGCTGCGGGCGTTCCGCGAGATGTCGCGGCGGCGCTCGACCGCGGTCGCGCTGGGTGTCCTCTCGCAGCTGGTGTCGCGCGGCGTCCCGGTGGCCGAGGCGACGCGCGGGGTCGGCAAGCTCGTCGAGCGCCGGGCCAGCGACGCGCAGCTGCTCGCCCTCGGCCAGGAGGTCCAGCGCGACCTCTCGCAGGGGATCGCGGCGGTGACCGCGCTGGAGATGCGCACGCGCGCGCTGGTGGCGGCGCTGCCCGCGCCACTGGCGCCGATGCCCGCGACGCTCCAGGGCCCGGGCGCCGAAGGGGCCAACACGCCCGGCCGCGGCGGCAAGCCCTGAGCCTCCCGTTCCGCACGCACTGACGGACTTCCGTCACGCCTGGGTCATTCGCGGGGTGGCGGTCGGCGGCGGCGGTGCTATCGTGGCGGGGTGCGTCTCCCGCCCCGCTCCCACCGGTCCGCCGCCGTGGCCACCGCGCTCGCGCTCTCCGCGTCCGACGCGGGCGCGCAGCTCGTGCATCGGGTGAGCGTGGACGCGGGCGGCGCGACGCTCGACCAGGCGAACGTCGCCCGCGTGACCGCGCCCACGCTGGCCGCCGGCTGGCGGCTCGCGGGCGAGGGCGCGGCGCTCGACTTCAGCGGCGCCGCGACGCTGGCGTCGTCCGACCGGTGGGCCGCGCAGGGCGTGCTGGCCGGCGCGTGGACGCCCGGCCGTACGCGGGCCTGGGAGCTGGGTGGCGTCGCGACGGGGCTGCGCTACCGCGGCGGCGCGCCGGCCGCGCACCTGCTGGGGCTCGCGCGGCGGCGGCTCGACGGCGAGCGGTGGGGCGGCTGGGGCGCATGGGTGGGCGCCGGCGGCGGCTTCCTGTCACGCGAGGGGCTGCAGGCGCCCATCGCCGCGGCCGACGGCGGCGTCTGGTGGCACGGCCGCGGCCCGACGCTCTCGCTGGCGCTGGCGGCGCAGCGCGCGCGCCTCGACAGCACGATCCCCGCGCCGACGACCGGCGGCGCACCGTACGGCATCGTCGTCGCGGCGCCGGTGGGGCTGAACGCGGCGCCGCCCGCCCTCGCCGCGGTCGCGCCGGCGGTGCGGCCGCTGCTGGCCGTGGACCTCACCGCCGCGGTGGAGTGGCGCGGCCGGCGCGGCGAGCTGGCGCTGTCGTCGGGGCTCCGGCGCGCGCCCGCGCAGTTCGACGGGGTGCGGGGGATCGCGCTCGCCTCAGGCGTGTGGTGGGCGCTGCCGCGCGTGGGCGTGGTGGCCTCGGCCGGCGACCAGATGGCCGACCCGCTGCGCGGCATGCCGGCGGTGCGCCACCTCTCGCTGGGGCTGCGCTGGCGCGTCGCGCCCGGCCGCGACGACCGCGCCGTCGCCGCACCGCCGTCGCCGGCGCCCGTCGCCACCGCGGATGCGCCGCTCGCCGAGGCGGTCGAGGGCCCGGGCGAGACGCGGCGGCTGCGCGTGCGCGCGCCCGGTGCCCAGCGCGTCGAGGTCCGTGGCGACTGGACCGACTGGCGCCCCGTGGCGCTGGTGCGCGACGGCGATGCGTGGACGGTGCCCGAGTCGGTGCCGCGCGGCACGCGCCGGCTCACCGTGCGCGTGGACGGCGGCGCGTGGCGCGTGCCCGCCAACCTCGCCGGCGCCGACGACGACTTCGGCTCGCGCGTCGGGCTGCTCGTCGTGCCCTGATCGTCCGCCGAGCGCTACACCGAGAAGACGATCGCCACCGCGAGCGCCGACACCGCGGCGACCAGCGCGATCGTGTAGCCGCCCAGCACGAGGCCGAGCTTCACCGTCGTTCGAGTCGCCGATCCGCCGTACACGTGCCGCAGCGCGAGCCACGCGTACGCGGGGATGGCGAGGAACGGGATCAGCGACCAGGCGCCGGGCGTGAAGTGCACCACCGTGAGCGCGACCATCGCGAACGCGTGCAGGTGCAGCGCGTGCACGAGGTGCTCGGCGTAGAACAGCGGCGCGCGCCGATACGCGACGCGCAGCAGCAGCGCGAAGACAGGCACCAGCGCGAAGACCATGTTCGGCAGTTGGCCGAAGAAGCTGGTCGTGAAGCGGCGGTTGCGCTCCTCCTTCGGCAGCGCCTTGAAGCGCTGCGCGCGGCGCTCGAACGTGCCCTCGAGGCGACGCTCGAGCGTCGTCGTGTCGGCGCGCCGCGCGGCGGCGCGCCCGACGGCCGCCGCGGCGATCGAGTCCGCGCGCGCATCGGTCACCGAGTCGGCGCGCGCCTCGGCGATCGAGTCGCGGACCGCGGCGATCGAGTCGGCGGACGACAGCTGCACGTTCAGCGTGCGGCCCGACGGCCGCCAGTCGAACGACAGCGCGACGAAGTAGACGAGGCTCAGCGTCAGGTACAGGCGCAGCGGCCGCAGGTAGCGCGCGCGCCGGCCCGCGAGGAACTCCGTCGTCAGCCGGCCGGGATGCCGCACGAGCAGCCAGAGCGTCGTCGGGATCTTCCCGTCCCACCCCGCGAGCGAGTCCAGCGCTTCGGCGAACAGGCTGCGCACCGAGCGGTGGAGGTCGTGCTGCTCCTGCCCGCAGTGTGGGCAGAACGCGTCGCCCGCGGGCGTGCCGCAGTTCGCGCAGCGCGGCGCGGGCGCTCCTTCGGTGGGAGCGTCCGTGTGCGGCGTGAGCTCGGGAGTCGGCGGGGCGGAGCGCGTGGCCATCGTGCGCAAGCTCGGGCGCGCGGCGCGCGTGAACAAGAGGGCGACGCCGGCGCGCTGGACAGCGCGCGGTCCTCACCCCAGCATGGAGGCATGCCGTCGCCGCTCCGCCCGCTCCACGGGCTCGCCCTGCTGGGCCTTCCCGCCGCCCTCGCGGCGCAGGACACCACCACGACCACCGCGCGCGTCGACAGCGGCGCGGTGGTCCGCGTGACCGCGCCGCGCGTGGGGCTGGACCGCATGCGCGCCCGCGCCGTCGCGTCGCGCGGCGACTCGCTGCTCGTGCGCCGCGGGACGCGCCCGTACGGCGACAGCGTGGACGTCGCCGTCGCGTGGAGCGACGTCACCGAGCTGGCGGTGTCGCGCGGCTTCGACCGCGGCGCCGGCGCGCGGCGCGGCGCGCTCACCGGCGCGCTGGTGGTCGGCGTGCCGGGCGCGGCGCTCACCGCCGGCTTCCTCTGGCACGACTGGCGGCTCGACCGGCGCAACCGGTGCTACGACTACTGCTACCTCGGCCCCGTCGTCTTCGGCGTGCTCACCGTCGGCGGCGCCGCGACGGGCGCCATCGTGGGGGCGCTGATCGGCGCGGGCACGGGGCGCGAGCGGTGGGAGCTCAAGGGCATCCCGTCGCGCGTGGGCCTCGTGCCGATGCCCGACGGCGTCGGCGTACGGCTCGCGTTCTGACGCGCGACGCGCGTCAGTCGAGCGGATAGGCGTCGGCCAGCACGACGGCGTCGCGCACGCGCCGCGGGCCGGGCGCGTCGTGCACCACGAGCAGCGCGGGCGACGCGTCGGGCACGATCGTGATCCCCTCGGGATGCTCGACGCCCTCGTCCGACCCGGCGCCGTACGGCAGCTCGTGCACGACCGTCAGCGCGTCGCGGTCCACCATCGCGTCGCCGCGCGCGCGGCGCGCGCCGCGCCAGCGCACCACCACGCAGCGCCCGCCGAGCGCCATCGTGGGGCCGGCGAGGACGAGCAGGTCGTCGCCGTGCCAGCACAGCTCCCGCACGCCGAGGCCGAACAGGTCGAGGAAGAAGCGCTCGTAGCGCCGCCCGTCGGGGCTCGCGCGCCGCAGGCGCAGCGTGTCGTCGTCCGCGTCGCCGTCGAGCGTCACCGCCAGCACGACCGCGCGTCCGCGCAGCACCGGGCCGCGCAGGCCGAGCCAGAGGCGGTCGCCGTCCGCGGCCAGCCCCTCGACGTCGAAGCCGTTGTCCTTGCCCGGAATGTCGAGGAAGGGCGCGAGATGCGCGTCGCGACGCAGCGCGGCGGTCAGCCGGTCGCGCGTGCGCGTGCCCGGCAGCCGCGCGGCGCGGCGCACGACGCCGTCGGCCGCCGTGACCGCGCGCACGACGTCGTGCCGCCGCCCCGCGTCGTCCTGCGCGACGAGCGGGAGCCGCGCGACCAGGTGGCGGTTGCCCCGCCGCGACGTGCGCGCGAGCCGCGCAATACGCTCCGCGTCGGG
This Roseisolibacter agri DNA region includes the following protein-coding sequences:
- a CDS encoding DUF3616 domain-containing protein, giving the protein MGRQPRQVTLDFSGVAQSDAHAGAHLALSAVACVGDQLWFGADEGTALLRLTRVAPDRWADAVPVPLETLLTLPGDADDEIDVEGIDACDGWLWVTGSHGIRRRKPAKDAPDAERIARLARTSRRGNRHLVARLPLVAQDDAGRRHDVVRAVTAADGVVRRAARLPGTRTRDRLTAALRRDAHLAPFLDIPGKDNGFDVEGLAADGDRLWLGLRGPVLRGRAVVLAVTLDGDADDDTLRLRRASPDGRRYERFFLDLFGLGVRELCWHGDDLLVLAGPTMALGGRCVVVRWRGARRARGDAMVDRDALTVVHELPYGAGSDEGVEHPEGITIVPDASPALLVVHDAPGPRRVRDAVVLADAYPLD
- a CDS encoding RNA polymerase sigma factor: MRLEPPSGTPGDAPAPRPETTWADAGAPDVAALVRDAREGDPQAFRQLVDAHYARCLRFARNMGLAAEDAEEAVQDSFVRVWNALPRFRPGAPFEPWLFRILANRCRSALVRRKWWRRAAVDDADDVLAQLPARWGAEGDDALYDAVRHALDGLPAEQREAFLLRHVEGLEYAEMMDVTGAGLSALKMRVKRASDALRARLQEAIA
- a CDS encoding Ig-like domain-containing protein, encoding MSARSAFQSPRALRRAAFAFLLAAAAACSDTTELTGPVPPPPAPVVGQIDITASTAPLLVHGSRQLTTRVLSVEGFTLHDHAVTWSSSDTSVAGVTPQGVVFARAVGETVVAATAGRARAEVRIVVAPLAVDAIAFSRGTASLAAGETGAFGAITFAADGRVLSDRTVFWSSSDTAIVVVNAQGQIRGVRPGTARIVAESEGRRASAAVTVTPGVLSTEPTTWTLRAYDLVGAGVRCTVDGIAIRLAQRGALVEGEVAGGARIECSPLAGAQPPYVTPLPPVGRIEGTIDGRTLRLQATTHRWTLEGTLSADGRTIEGTAWVVDPAVVNDWGSSIAALRTGRFRATR
- the fahA gene encoding fumarylacetoacetase translates to MTDTNDPTLVSWVESAHDPATDFPIQNLPFGVFRRAGTTEMPRVGVAIGDQILDLCACLGESLFDELQESPVALACASPSLNTLMSLGRPHWTMLRRQVSRVLRAGGSPSRYDRDRAARILVPQAEAELFVPAEIGDYSDFYASVSHATNVGSMFRPDAPLLPNYKWVPIGYHGRASSIVASGTPVRRPTGQRKGANDDAPVVGPSRSLDYELELGAFVGPGTPLGARIPIDEAESHLFGLALLNDWSARDLQAWEYQPLGPFLAKSFATTVSPWVVTLEALEPFRVPARTRAAGDPQPLPYLTSVIDQARGGYDITVEAWLRTARMREADAPAVRLSQGAFADMYWTVAQLLTHHASNGCNMRPGDLLGSGTISGDARDARGCLLELTWRGAEPVALPGGETRAFLEDGDEVILRAHCAREGTARIGFGECRGVVTAAV
- a CDS encoding isoamylase early set domain-containing protein, producing the protein MSTTPPHGERPTPDADELHRAAGLAPVIGVLRGLPPVPPGAVDRVVAAAVARGHRPGAGAARRSTGLAGGFGGWRVAAGLVLTVGLGAAAALTARGREAATTLARTPAAATVSAPIVGGTSAVAMQPADGDGGADFLPATAAAADADAPLPVAFLLRRPAAARVALVGDFNGWDPHATPLVRRDDGTWTTTVPLAPGRHAYAFVVNDSSWIPDPRVPVTRDVDYGRDHSIVVVGAP
- a CDS encoding DUF3667 domain-containing protein; translated protein: MATRSAPPTPELTPHTDAPTEGAPAPRCANCGTPAGDAFCPHCGQEQHDLHRSVRSLFAEALDSLAGWDGKIPTTLWLLVRHPGRLTTEFLAGRRARYLRPLRLYLTLSLVYFVALSFDWRPSGRTLNVQLSSADSIAAVRDSIAEARADSVTDARADSIAAAAVGRAAARRADTTTLERRLEGTFERRAQRFKALPKEERNRRFTTSFFGQLPNMVFALVPVFALLLRVAYRRAPLFYAEHLVHALHLHAFAMVALTVVHFTPGAWSLIPFLAIPAYAWLALRHVYGGSATRTTVKLGLVLGGYTIALVAAVSALAVAIVFSV
- a CDS encoding PEP-CTERM sorting domain-containing protein, which produces MRLSASLARPRAALAIALAAASPAAAQALPEGTVYHGGAISVRDNFETSSSIRITDAGTVPFTGQNVFVRLNGFVDAAAGDLRLYLLYMPGSSGDATRAVQLFDWAAAGYHSPRSFDGTYVFGSTFATPMPVGGVVRPGEYAAFTPDFSEAFNGVALNGRWTLVVNDWYSNGGAEIGSWDLIVAGPTTTTAPEPATVVLVGSGLAAVSALARRRRRV
- a CDS encoding glycogen-binding domain-containing protein — protein: MATALALSASDAGAQLVHRVSVDAGGATLDQANVARVTAPTLAAGWRLAGEGAALDFSGAATLASSDRWAAQGVLAGAWTPGRTRAWELGGVATGLRYRGGAPAAHLLGLARRRLDGERWGGWGAWVGAGGGFLSREGLQAPIAAADGGVWWHGRGPTLSLALAAQRARLDSTIPAPTTGGAPYGIVVAAPVGLNAAPPALAAVAPAVRPLLAVDLTAAVEWRGRRGELALSSGLRRAPAQFDGVRGIALASGVWWALPRVGVVASAGDQMADPLRGMPAVRHLSLGLRWRVAPGRDDRAVAAPPSPAPVATADAPLAEAVEGPGETRRLRVRAPGAQRVEVRGDWTDWRPVALVRDGDAWTVPESVPRGTRRLTVRVDGGAWRVPANLAGADDDFGSRVGLLVVP